One region of Limisphaerales bacterium genomic DNA includes:
- the fliJ gene encoding flagellar export protein FliJ has translation MKPFNFSLKTVLEVRSNEEQAASDVYAQARGAVETLQLHWRALDEAVDANLTACRSAFDGQAQSGDLAQLQGSLRSLRAQLAELEPELLRLQSVMDEKWQSLLEARQRREALEKMRDKKQTLHQHEARRTEQNAIDEMVLLREARGAAAKI, from the coding sequence ATGAAACCGTTTAACTTTTCACTCAAGACCGTGCTGGAAGTTCGTTCCAATGAGGAACAAGCCGCCAGCGACGTGTACGCCCAGGCGCGCGGCGCAGTGGAAACGCTGCAACTGCACTGGCGCGCGTTGGATGAAGCGGTGGATGCGAATTTAACGGCTTGCCGCAGCGCCTTCGACGGCCAGGCGCAGAGCGGCGATTTGGCTCAATTGCAGGGCTCTCTGCGATCATTGCGCGCGCAGTTGGCTGAGTTGGAACCGGAATTGCTTCGCTTGCAAAGTGTGATGGATGAAAAATGGCAATCGCTGTTGGAAGCCCGTCAACGCCGCGAGGCACTCGAAAAAATGCGCGACAAAAAACAAACACTGCACCAGCACGAAGCCCGTCGCACGGAGCAAAACGCCATCGACGAAATGGTGTTGCTGCGCGAAGCCAGAGGAGCGGCCGCAAAAATTTAA
- a CDS encoding FliI/YscN family ATPase yields MSQGVRQLRSRLSNTRLVENRGRVTQMIGLVIESQGPLASVGEICRIESRITGQKLLAEVVGFRDRNLLLMPLGEVQGICPGSEVVATGHSLRVPVGEELLGRVIDGMGQPLDDLGAIPQLPLAELNLETPHPLKRGRIDQTFETGIKAIDTFTPLGRGQRLGIFAGSGVGKSTLMGMMASKSEADVNVIALIGERGREVREFLERDLDEEGRAKSVVVVATSNEPALARVKGTFLAMTIAEHFRSQGKNVLLMMDSITRFAMAQREIGLAIGEPPSSRGYTPSVFSLLPQLLERAGNNEHGSITGLFNVLVEGDDMNDPVADAARSILDGHLVLSRELASQNHYPAIDVLESVSRLAHDLLTPEQRAHMGHARESMAVYRKSQDLISIGAYQAGSNPKIDEAISLHEPMRDFLRQETTVGNGRDESWEQLIQTLGQAQAAQAVQGVGQPGDQFAPQPFQPQQQPGGQPPMMA; encoded by the coding sequence ATGAGCCAAGGGGTGCGGCAGTTGCGCTCGCGCCTGTCCAATACCCGCCTCGTCGAGAACCGCGGGCGCGTGACGCAGATGATCGGATTGGTCATCGAATCGCAAGGCCCGCTGGCGTCGGTCGGCGAAATTTGCCGCATCGAGTCACGCATCACCGGCCAAAAACTGTTGGCCGAAGTAGTGGGCTTCCGTGATCGCAATCTGCTGCTCATGCCGCTCGGCGAAGTGCAGGGCATCTGTCCCGGCAGCGAAGTGGTGGCCACCGGCCATTCCCTGCGCGTGCCCGTGGGCGAAGAATTGTTGGGCCGCGTGATTGATGGAATGGGCCAACCGCTCGACGATTTGGGCGCCATCCCTCAATTGCCGCTCGCCGAGCTAAACCTCGAAACGCCGCACCCCCTGAAACGCGGCCGCATTGATCAAACGTTTGAAACCGGCATCAAAGCGATCGATACCTTTACGCCGCTCGGCCGCGGTCAACGCCTGGGCATCTTTGCCGGCAGCGGCGTGGGTAAATCCACTTTGATGGGAATGATGGCCAGTAAATCAGAAGCGGATGTAAACGTCATCGCGCTCATCGGGGAGAGAGGCCGTGAAGTGCGCGAATTTTTGGAACGCGATCTCGATGAAGAAGGCCGCGCAAAATCCGTGGTCGTCGTGGCTACCTCCAATGAGCCGGCGCTGGCCCGTGTGAAGGGAACTTTTTTGGCAATGACGATTGCTGAACATTTCCGTAGTCAGGGCAAAAATGTGTTGTTGATGATGGATTCCATCACGCGCTTCGCAATGGCCCAGCGCGAGATCGGCCTTGCGATTGGCGAGCCGCCCAGTTCGCGCGGCTACACGCCTTCAGTCTTTTCGTTGCTGCCGCAATTGCTCGAACGCGCGGGCAACAACGAGCACGGCTCCATCACCGGATTGTTTAATGTGCTCGTGGAAGGCGATGATATGAACGATCCGGTGGCCGACGCCGCGCGGTCCATTCTCGATGGGCACCTGGTGCTCTCGCGCGAATTGGCTTCGCAAAATCATTATCCGGCTATTGATGTTTTGGAAAGTGTGAGCCGGTTGGCGCATGATTTGCTCACGCCCGAGCAACGCGCCCATATGGGCCACGCGCGCGAAAGCATGGCGGTGTATCGCAAGAGTCAGGATTTGATTTCCATCGGTGCGTATCAAGCCGGCAGCAATCCAAAAATCGACGAAGCCATCAGTTTGCACGAACCAATGCGCGATTTTTTGCGGCAGGAAACCACCGTCGGCAATGGCCGGGATGAAAGCTGGGAACAACTCATCCAAACCTTAGGCCAAGCCCAAGCCGCCCAAGCCGTACAAGGGGTCGGGCAGCCCGGAGATCAATTTGCGCCGCAACCATTTCAACCGCAACAACAACCCGGCGGCCAACCGCCAATGATGGCCTGA
- the fliG gene encoding flagellar motor switch protein FliG → MAEAHKKKKKASKGLQLTQSQKLATFLIVMGEDAAADIIKNFDDNERELVCAEMANLPLLDSIEQGAVLQEFTGMAVEAQSGISGSVDFTRAVLEKSVGLFKAAEIIGRVGTARTSVATMQQIIDLDSTSICNLLKEEDPQTIALVVSYLPAQKGSEVLMSMPDRVREMVVEKLATLESTPIEVVETLGEVLSAKVGERVSRALNQTGGEKSAAAVLNAMNKDERKKLLDNMDERAPDLVRSIRMKMFTFDDLQTLDVKTIQKIMREVDASKLAVALSAATDTLKDAMLGSLSKRAAENVREEIDNMGKVSLREVEANQNSIIDVVRQLETEGEISLEGE, encoded by the coding sequence ATGGCTGAAGCACACAAAAAAAAGAAAAAAGCTTCCAAGGGACTGCAATTGACCCAATCGCAGAAGCTGGCGACCTTCCTGATTGTCATGGGCGAGGATGCGGCGGCAGATATCATCAAGAATTTTGATGATAACGAACGCGAACTGGTGTGTGCCGAGATGGCCAACTTGCCCCTGCTCGATAGCATCGAACAGGGCGCCGTGCTGCAGGAATTCACCGGTATGGCCGTGGAAGCGCAGTCGGGCATCAGTGGTTCGGTGGATTTCACCCGGGCCGTGCTGGAAAAATCCGTGGGTCTTTTTAAGGCGGCGGAAATTATCGGCCGCGTGGGCACCGCCCGCACGAGTGTGGCGACGATGCAGCAAATCATCGATCTGGATTCCACATCGATTTGTAATTTACTCAAAGAAGAAGACCCCCAAACCATCGCGTTGGTGGTCAGCTATTTGCCCGCGCAAAAAGGATCCGAGGTGCTCATGAGCATGCCCGATCGTGTGCGCGAAATGGTGGTCGAAAAACTCGCCACCCTTGAGTCCACCCCCATTGAGGTGGTGGAAACTCTTGGTGAAGTGCTTTCTGCCAAGGTGGGCGAACGCGTCAGCCGTGCGCTGAACCAAACGGGTGGCGAGAAATCCGCCGCTGCCGTGCTCAACGCCATGAACAAGGACGAGCGTAAGAAGCTGCTCGACAACATGGACGAACGCGCGCCGGATTTAGTGCGCTCCATTCGCATGAAGATGTTCACCTTCGACGATTTGCAAACGCTCGATGTGAAGACCATTCAAAAAATTATGCGCGAAGTGGATGCCAGCAAACTGGCCGTCGCCCTCAGTGCCGCCACCGACACGCTCAAGGATGCCATGCTCGGTTCCCTCTCCAAACGTGCCGCCGAAAATGTGCGCGAGGAAATCGACAACATGGGCAAAGTCTCTCTGCGCGAAGTGGAAGCCAACCAAAACTCAATCATCGATGTGGTGCGCCAACTCGAAACCGAAGGCGAAATCTCACTCGAAGGCGAATAA
- the fliF gene encoding flagellar M-ring protein FliF codes for MAMQLLTIWQQLGVNQKVTVVASGLLVAGALSVVVFFTSKTDFALLYGNMDSKSAGEIITVLEEQNIPYEAGAGGTSIKVPRDKVYSLRMTLASRGLPKAGDVGWELFDNKNTVSMSDFVQQNNKVRALQGELARSISMIQGVSSARVHVVLPKTRLIVDDSKKATAAVLLNLNSAGAIRPEAVHSIRHLVAGGIEGLQPNNVVVTDNYGNKLTTEGEGNGSFAMANNRLTARRNFETYLAAQVRSTLEPALGPGQVIVTVSAELNHDQITHTAIKFDPEGVVTNQFQSTLDTTGNTTPRPGGVAGATANTNTSTNNTGGALANNTQNKEEKTISFNNSQNTTNVVKAVGKPERITTTVLVAQGATARDAAAMMQLTNVVKNAIGLHLDPDDSSVRRDKISVEEVVFNDAHLTAAKEELESAATKAMISDLVRNILYVLLGAGALMAFVKLVKRSAEEAIPTGVPVGQLLAGTAMVAAPAGAMAGGAAIAAPAAGALTGGMDAEAQMEASAKSSEDIEEALKDPSKLSTAEIQQLMERRKEEKERRKMLEAMAEEEDEDDVEVIEQEKQKLIMDFGLGKKQPERVNIEVLRDMIKENPESMAVAARRWLGGSGEDKAEDGGDGAAS; via the coding sequence ATGGCGATGCAGCTCCTGACCATCTGGCAGCAGCTTGGCGTGAACCAAAAAGTAACTGTGGTCGCCTCCGGCCTGCTCGTCGCCGGCGCGCTTTCGGTGGTGGTGTTCTTCACGAGTAAAACGGATTTTGCATTGCTGTACGGCAATATGGATTCCAAGTCCGCCGGTGAAATCATCACGGTGCTGGAGGAGCAAAATATTCCTTACGAAGCGGGAGCCGGTGGCACCAGCATTAAGGTGCCGCGCGATAAAGTGTATAGCCTACGGATGACTCTCGCCAGCCGTGGCCTGCCGAAAGCGGGCGATGTGGGTTGGGAATTATTCGACAATAAAAATACGGTGAGCATGTCGGATTTTGTGCAGCAGAATAATAAAGTGCGCGCGTTGCAGGGGGAGTTGGCCCGGAGCATCTCGATGATTCAAGGAGTCAGCAGCGCCCGCGTACACGTCGTGCTACCCAAGACGCGGTTGATTGTGGATGACAGCAAAAAAGCCACGGCGGCCGTACTGTTAAATTTGAATAGCGCCGGGGCGATCCGGCCCGAGGCGGTGCATTCCATTCGCCATTTGGTGGCTGGGGGCATTGAAGGCTTGCAGCCCAATAACGTAGTGGTGACTGATAATTACGGCAACAAACTCACCACTGAAGGCGAAGGGAACGGTTCCTTCGCGATGGCCAACAACCGACTCACGGCGCGCCGAAATTTTGAAACATATTTGGCCGCCCAAGTGCGCTCCACACTGGAGCCGGCGCTGGGTCCGGGACAGGTCATCGTCACCGTTAGCGCGGAACTCAATCATGACCAAATCACTCACACCGCCATCAAGTTTGATCCTGAGGGCGTGGTGACCAATCAATTTCAGTCCACCCTCGACACCACCGGCAACACCACTCCGCGCCCCGGCGGCGTGGCCGGGGCCACCGCCAACACCAATACCAGCACCAACAACACCGGAGGTGCCTTGGCCAACAACACACAAAACAAGGAAGAGAAAACGATTTCGTTTAACAACAGCCAAAACACCACCAATGTGGTGAAAGCCGTCGGCAAGCCCGAGCGCATTACCACCACCGTGTTAGTGGCTCAAGGTGCGACTGCCCGTGATGCTGCCGCAATGATGCAACTCACTAATGTGGTCAAAAACGCCATCGGCCTGCATCTTGATCCGGACGATAGCTCTGTGCGGCGTGATAAAATTTCGGTAGAGGAAGTTGTCTTTAACGATGCCCATCTCACCGCGGCAAAAGAGGAACTTGAATCCGCCGCCACAAAGGCGATGATCAGTGACTTGGTTCGTAACATCCTTTACGTGTTACTGGGTGCGGGTGCGTTAATGGCATTTGTGAAGCTCGTGAAACGCAGCGCCGAAGAGGCGATCCCCACCGGCGTGCCCGTGGGTCAATTGCTCGCCGGTACCGCGATGGTGGCCGCGCCCGCTGGTGCAATGGCTGGAGGTGCGGCGATAGCAGCCCCGGCGGCCGGAGCGCTCACTGGCGGCATGGATGCCGAGGCACAAATGGAGGCTTCGGCCAAATCATCGGAAGATATTGAAGAAGCTTTGAAAGATCCATCCAAACTTTCGACCGCCGAAATCCAGCAGCTTATGGAACGCCGCAAGGAAGAGAAAGAGCGCCGCAAGATGCTCGAAGCCATGGCAGAAGAAGAGGATGAAGATGATGTCGAAGTCATCGAGCAGGAAAAACAAAAGCTGATTATGGACTTTGGTCTCGGCAAGAAACAGCCTGAGCGCGTGAACATCGAGGTGCTCCGCGATATGATTAAAGAGAACCCCGAATCCATGGCCGTGGCCGCCCGCCGCTGGCTCGGTGGCTCCGGTGAAGATAAGGCTGAAGATGGCGGTGATGGAGCCGCAAGCTGA
- the fliE gene encoding flagellar hook-basal body complex protein FliE: protein MLPVNPVAAQGLADIYRQQRAIMDRSREITDASKAGAPVAPEGAEAARAPEQVGFGGVLDKFVNEVNAKQLDSTQAVNDLLAGKDIPLHQVMITMQEAGVAFQLMVEVRNKLLEGYQELMRMQI, encoded by the coding sequence ATGTTACCCGTAAATCCAGTTGCAGCGCAGGGGCTGGCGGACATCTACCGCCAGCAACGCGCGATTATGGATCGCAGCCGCGAGATCACTGATGCCAGCAAGGCCGGTGCGCCCGTGGCGCCGGAGGGAGCAGAAGCGGCACGTGCCCCGGAGCAGGTTGGCTTTGGTGGCGTGCTGGATAAATTTGTTAATGAGGTCAACGCCAAGCAGCTCGATTCCACCCAGGCAGTTAATGATTTGCTTGCGGGCAAAGACATCCCGCTGCATCAGGTGATGATCACCATGCAGGAAGCCGGCGTGGCGTTCCAGCTGATGGTGGAAGTGCGTAACAAACTCCTCGAAGGTTATCAGGAACTCATGCGCATGCAGATTTAG
- the flgC gene encoding flagellar basal body rod protein FlgC — MNINILPGAGSAASALQAEKVRMEVISQNIANANTTSTEKGGPYQRQVVRFETIMANQFDPLNAKAEIRVAGIETDNRPFKFMHQPGHPDADAEGMVKYPNVNVHEEMADLIASSRAMEANLSIIRTARQMAMQTLAIGKN; from the coding sequence ATGAACATTAACATTTTACCCGGAGCCGGCAGCGCGGCCTCCGCTTTGCAAGCGGAGAAGGTGCGCATGGAAGTCATTTCCCAAAACATTGCCAACGCCAACACGACGAGCACCGAAAAAGGCGGCCCGTACCAACGGCAAGTCGTCCGTTTCGAGACGATTATGGCCAATCAGTTTGATCCCCTAAATGCCAAAGCCGAAATACGCGTGGCGGGAATCGAAACGGACAACCGACCGTTCAAATTCATGCATCAGCCCGGTCATCCCGATGCGGACGCTGAAGGCATGGTGAAATACCCGAACGTAAATGTACACGAAGAGATGGCGGACTTGATCGCCTCTTCCCGCGCTATGGAGGCGAACCTTTCCATCATCCGCACCGCTCGCCAAATGGCTATGCAAACATTGGCGATCGGTAAGAATTAA
- the flgB gene encoding flagellar basal body rod protein FlgB, which yields MIDALFSGANYQGVKKMLDASTLRQEAIASNLANVETPHYKRMDVQSTFASELSRAIGTGSADAVRGVQAKITVDTSATAQNRDGNSVQLEKELMLLQKNMVAHHMQTQMISGTFSKLRSAIKTR from the coding sequence ATGATTGATGCGCTTTTTAGCGGTGCCAATTACCAAGGCGTGAAGAAGATGCTCGATGCTTCCACGCTGCGGCAGGAGGCCATCGCCAGCAATTTGGCGAATGTCGAGACTCCGCATTACAAGCGGATGGACGTGCAGTCCACGTTTGCCTCCGAGTTGTCGCGCGCCATTGGCACCGGCTCGGCCGATGCCGTGCGCGGGGTGCAGGCGAAGATCACGGTGGATACTTCCGCCACGGCGCAGAATCGCGATGGCAACTCAGTGCAGCTTGAGAAGGAGCTAATGCTGTTACAGAAAAACATGGTGGCCCACCACATGCAGACCCAAATGATTTCCGGAACGTTTTCCAAACTACGTTCGGCGATTAAAACGCGATAA
- a CDS encoding SEL1-like repeat protein, which yields MNLRTIQVTALLGGALIFQGALPPRAGGAAGGAESSPAPAMPPRLVPETPGQAAGRLMAEHWVVILRSWFQDSAQFVGHRQGLVIAADHLDKQFPVAPWTHRPLCGPMALAHHLAPLLPVGGGQPHPEEWLNLYANKVQIARYQKILEDITHVFQRRGMSPLVAHTAAMRQIYTRWDLYEHLIKFGAPPKTQQPRISKNPYDPHAISSDATDYYNRGLICQRIGNFKDAAAEYERATRSRHAMAQASLAYLYETGQGVSRDLMKALELYQLAAQQGHSVAQYNLGRIYQNGLKHLNQVVSPNPALAEQYLRRAAAQGVVAAYHQLGILYYTQGGRVNMAALTPEQLKLWDKNNDGQVHPSENRLYQDAHDHFLLAARQSYGPSLHALGVMYQQGHGVSVDPGRAAHWLEQAVKHDQPDSFYNLAQLHENGLGVPPNLPRAFILYRQAARMGHAPSQYNLGLFYYQGRRAGEQVTLQVTADFAEAHPAALLTAELAKASAVLASAQARYLPVPGNAKSQRLELFVPVGQGRHAAEVLGKWYDAEQPGEMPEPTYEVLGGDDPVRAYAWWWLAARQHQQAAITGRDSLQRLLTPEQLRNARTLAAQLQAESAAPRPVNPMVDAQANATFAAKDWSTGFFVSQNGYVITGKHLKHSGNQYQVVTENGAFPAHEVVLRGDLDQYLLLKVNGDYQFPALSLNFSHGVRQRDPVQVLGNQFTFAQQGTGPRPALAKTRISAILGAQADPRFFTLHNPALGDRLVFTFETYLDRRGTPNAGKHPNMPRGDDLHRLQTTSLKRLKAALHGAHNLLGNADLRIGYILKEKLWYDAINKRWHRLPQPQAKEFGAGEWVILDGQRIREAPPLEQVEEGRALLQVTVVPGIINQSHETTQTTLRLAKLVEETLVGPFDGLKNDLTSLEKALGDAHFKMLRRTPGFRGVALLDNQGQAIGLFFPGYSGRTPDVFQNFSSYHKHVLKADHLITFLNRLPDVRYHTRPPTLPKLAASEKLNFDSQAYLLAKARSAMVLVQVAGDQAPPAPAEVATKGGTRQ from the coding sequence ATGAATCTGCGAACCATTCAAGTTACCGCTCTGCTGGGCGGCGCGCTGATATTTCAGGGTGCCCTGCCCCCGCGTGCGGGAGGTGCTGCGGGTGGTGCTGAATCCTCTCCGGCGCCGGCGATGCCACCGCGGTTGGTGCCGGAAACTCCCGGACAGGCTGCCGGACGATTGATGGCTGAGCATTGGGTGGTGATTTTGCGGAGTTGGTTTCAGGATAGTGCGCAATTTGTGGGACACCGCCAAGGTTTGGTGATTGCGGCAGATCACTTGGACAAACAATTTCCAGTAGCGCCTTGGACTCACCGGCCATTGTGCGGTCCGATGGCGTTGGCGCATCATTTGGCTCCGCTGTTGCCGGTGGGCGGCGGCCAGCCCCATCCTGAGGAATGGCTGAATCTCTACGCGAACAAAGTTCAAATCGCTCGTTACCAAAAAATTCTGGAAGATATTACCCACGTGTTCCAACGGCGCGGCATGTCACCCCTCGTCGCCCACACTGCGGCCATGCGTCAAATTTACACGCGCTGGGATCTTTATGAGCATCTCATCAAGTTTGGAGCGCCCCCCAAAACACAACAACCGCGCATCTCCAAAAATCCTTACGATCCGCATGCCATTTCCAGTGACGCCACCGACTATTATAACCGCGGGCTGATTTGCCAACGGATCGGCAATTTCAAAGATGCCGCTGCCGAGTACGAACGCGCCACCCGCTCACGTCACGCCATGGCGCAGGCGAGCCTCGCGTATCTTTATGAAACCGGCCAAGGCGTGTCCCGCGACCTGATGAAAGCGCTGGAACTTTACCAGCTCGCCGCTCAACAGGGCCATTCGGTGGCGCAATACAATCTCGGCCGCATTTACCAAAACGGGCTCAAGCACCTCAATCAAGTGGTTTCTCCCAACCCCGCACTGGCCGAGCAGTATCTGCGCCGCGCCGCCGCACAGGGCGTGGTGGCCGCCTATCATCAACTCGGCATCCTCTATTACACCCAAGGTGGCCGCGTGAATATGGCCGCGCTCACACCGGAGCAGCTCAAACTTTGGGATAAGAACAACGACGGCCAAGTCCATCCGTCGGAGAACCGTTTATATCAGGACGCGCACGACCATTTTTTGTTGGCTGCCCGACAGAGTTATGGCCCGTCGCTGCACGCGCTGGGCGTGATGTATCAACAGGGCCACGGGGTGAGTGTTGATCCGGGACGCGCGGCGCATTGGCTGGAACAAGCGGTCAAACACGATCAACCCGATTCCTTTTACAACCTCGCCCAACTACACGAAAACGGTCTCGGCGTGCCTCCCAATTTGCCACGCGCCTTTATACTGTATCGGCAGGCCGCCCGAATGGGGCACGCACCCAGCCAATATAATCTCGGTTTGTTTTATTATCAGGGCCGTCGCGCGGGCGAGCAAGTGACCCTGCAAGTAACGGCAGACTTTGCCGAGGCGCATCCGGCCGCCTTGCTGACGGCCGAGTTGGCAAAAGCCAGTGCGGTGCTGGCCAGCGCGCAGGCGCGGTATTTGCCGGTGCCCGGCAACGCAAAATCTCAACGGCTGGAGTTATTCGTACCCGTCGGTCAGGGCCGCCACGCGGCGGAGGTGCTGGGCAAGTGGTACGATGCCGAGCAACCGGGTGAAATGCCCGAACCAACATACGAAGTGCTGGGCGGCGATGATCCGGTCCGCGCGTATGCGTGGTGGTGGCTGGCCGCGCGCCAACATCAGCAAGCGGCCATCACGGGGCGCGATTCGTTGCAACGGTTGCTCACTCCCGAGCAACTTCGCAACGCCCGCACTCTGGCCGCCCAACTGCAAGCTGAATCGGCCGCGCCTAGGCCCGTTAACCCGATGGTGGACGCACAGGCGAACGCCACCTTCGCCGCCAAAGATTGGTCCACCGGATTTTTCGTTTCTCAAAATGGCTACGTCATCACCGGCAAACACCTCAAACACAGCGGCAACCAATATCAAGTGGTCACCGAAAACGGCGCATTCCCGGCGCATGAAGTCGTATTGAGGGGCGATTTAGATCAGTATCTGCTACTCAAGGTGAATGGGGATTATCAATTTCCCGCACTCTCGCTCAACTTCAGCCACGGCGTGCGACAGCGTGATCCGGTGCAAGTATTGGGCAACCAATTTACCTTCGCCCAACAAGGCACCGGCCCGCGTCCGGCGCTGGCGAAGACCCGCATCTCGGCCATTCTCGGAGCCCAGGCCGATCCGCGATTTTTCACGCTGCACAACCCCGCGTTAGGTGATCGGTTGGTCTTTACATTCGAAACCTACCTCGACCGCCGCGGCACGCCCAATGCCGGCAAACACCCTAACATGCCGCGTGGCGACGACCTGCACCGTCTACAAACAACCAGCCTCAAACGCCTGAAAGCCGCGCTACACGGGGCCCATAACTTACTGGGCAACGCCGACCTGCGCATCGGATATATATTGAAAGAAAAACTATGGTACGATGCCATCAACAAACGTTGGCATCGGTTACCCCAACCCCAGGCAAAAGAATTTGGCGCAGGTGAATGGGTCATCCTCGACGGTCAACGAATCCGCGAAGCCCCCCCCTTGGAACAAGTGGAAGAAGGCCGTGCATTATTGCAGGTTACCGTTGTGCCCGGCATAATAAATCAATCACACGAGACGACACAGACGACACTTCGACTGGCCAAGCTGGTGGAGGAAACGTTGGTAGGGCCGTTTGATGGTTTGAAAAACGACCTCACCTCACTTGAAAAAGCGCTGGGCGATGCCCACTTCAAAATGCTCCGCCGCACTCCGGGCTTTCGCGGAGTCGCCCTGCTCGATAATCAGGGCCAGGCAATTGGCCTGTTTTTCCCGGGATACTCAGGGCGCACCCCGGATGTATTTCAAAATTTCAGCTCCTACCACAAACACGTACTGAAGGCCGACCACTTAATCACCTTCCTCAATCGCCTGCCCGATGTGCGTTATCATACACGGCCACCAACACTGCCCAAACTGGCGGCCAGCGAAAAACTCAACTTTGATTCACAAGCTTACCTGCTCGCCAAAGCACGGTCCGCTATGGTACTCGTACAAGTAGCTGGCGATCAGGCCCCCCCCGCACCTGCGGAGGTGGCCACAAAAGGAGGCACACGCCAATGA
- a CDS encoding FliA/WhiG family RNA polymerase sigma factor — MAQATTSPKKRPQPQRIAAARAYQKMHLTEVTEEELLLNYAPVISQMVHRFAPLVRVTVDVDDLKNIACLALIQSAHTFDPSLGVVFEAYARMRIRGAILDEIRKSQPLSRSVYSRRRELEGSLESLRIELNRQPTEEEIAERIGTTVDGYRDLLDQLRPVIFVPLHQMLESDDEFGTGDQHVADLTQPDPSDNAGRHELHAMIRDRILQLSRQQQKVLLLFYYEGLRMKDIAELMNISESRVCQVNTEAVLSLRAYLQRQERV, encoded by the coding sequence ATGGCCCAAGCCACCACCAGCCCGAAAAAACGACCCCAGCCACAACGCATCGCGGCGGCCCGGGCGTATCAAAAAATGCACCTCACCGAGGTGACCGAGGAGGAATTGCTGCTCAACTACGCGCCGGTGATTAGCCAGATGGTGCATCGCTTTGCGCCGCTAGTGCGGGTGACGGTGGACGTGGATGACTTGAAAAATATCGCCTGCCTCGCGCTCATCCAAAGCGCACACACGTTTGACCCCAGCTTAGGCGTAGTCTTCGAGGCGTATGCGCGGATGCGCATTCGCGGGGCGATCCTCGATGAGATTCGAAAATCCCAACCGCTTTCGCGCTCGGTGTATTCCCGGCGGCGCGAGCTGGAAGGCAGTCTCGAAAGTTTGCGCATAGAGCTCAACCGCCAGCCCACCGAAGAAGAAATCGCCGAACGCATCGGCACCACGGTGGATGGCTACCGCGACTTGCTCGACCAACTGCGGCCGGTGATTTTTGTGCCGCTGCATCAAATGCTCGAAAGCGATGATGAATTCGGCACGGGCGACCAGCATGTGGCTGATCTCACCCAGCCCGATCCATCCGACAATGCCGGCCGGCACGAGCTGCACGCGATGATTCGAGACCGCATTTTGCAGCTCTCTCGCCAGCAACAGAAGGTTTTACTCTTGTTTTATTACGAAGGATTGCGCATGAAAGACATCGCGGAGTTGATGAACATCAGCGAAAGCCGCGTGTGCCAGGTGAACACCGAGGCCGTGTTGTCATTGCGCGCCTATTTGCAACGACAGGAGCGTGTGTAA